The following are encoded in a window of Anopheles gambiae chromosome X, idAnoGambNW_F1_1, whole genome shotgun sequence genomic DNA:
- the LOC1272234 gene encoding serine/threonine-protein kinase tousled-like 1 isoform X1: protein MKNKQQQPSPPKKQKKQQQQQQQTQRQEQLEQQQQQQQQAQQRSSPSRYYQQQYQEPLPKRSLDDIMLSSYYIYMSAGTQLQMAPQTTIVQQVGQVDQTASHHHHTSHHLQQQQQQQQQQQQQSHHHHPQHFNSGNQQQHHQQHQQVATVLSSHQQQQQQTSAAAAAAIAVVLGGGGSGNGGGGGAGGGGGAAAAAAAAAAGSNNGGTATGSSSAKSSSGSLADAAQPTTTTTTTTAGVAVATAGGTTTPALHPPIPVGSGLQQQHHAHHTHHHHHQQQQQQQQQQHHQNNNKDQDSNMSTGSSHSDKEQDAIMMSAVAAGLAIGSTPPSEKVSRAASERKRKRKAPDDNGGPGGGGVGAGAGGGGHFRDSRDNIKGLRLTLPPLSDNKKINDYFSKHPGLPAAASSPRVSSSTNSPLVGGITTTITAVGSGGSGSSAASAAAAAAAGNTAGGSNSSALGAISNNSPHVDPGGGGGTTGSTAGSGTGPARKSPNPQYPMYPPSPQTTPLLPVGSNGNNNNNNNNGHNAGGAGAASDLFTTGGSSRTQRQQQQQAAAAAAAAAAAANAAVSSAPSSPSVGNNPASGNNASVLVPPSVSTAMSAAAAAAAAVEAAKQAAATSTPSATTVLSPIITPLVSTAVVSTTGTAGSGVSLQQQQQQYQSGIVLVPSNNSTTSSLMHQKPTAASAGQQKQQTGGGQQQPASAGSTQQRDSQAQTQQSAGGATNNHQLACNASTPGTGTTAPSNCNAAGAATADHHHQRVTLVSCNTSSNSSSNGGAAVAVAATGSTTPSGGDLTSSGIGSTNVPLTTTTAATSTTSNNSSIGAGAQNSNSILQLPGGAVVTTTKSIGQKLQQHQATTTSSSSSTNTTGGQQSDSSSNNGGNFGSSKFGQQQQQQQPGGASASTGTAPTTPTTLMLTKFVQTDLTQADITERDHDFESSRTRVDELSRLSDEQKCQLSVHQKAIEQHKSQISKCVEVVKKLLKQKSNIEKKEARQKCMQNRLRLGQFVTQRVGATFQENWTDGYAFQELAKRQEEITAEREEIDRQKKLLMKKRPTNSEGGRKRNNSSATGGGAGGTGGAGDRGGTGPGSAGVGTGAVVAMGSGGVVGASAGSVGSGGGGSALHNGNDSTFLKPDPVVSSSSTFTLQEYYECDEILKLRQSALKKEDADLQLEMEKLERERNLHIRELKRIHNEDQSRFNNHPVLNDRYLLLMLLGKGGFSEVHKAFDLKEQRYVACKVHQLNKDWKEDKKANYIKHALREYNIHKALDHPRVVKLYDVFEIDANSFCTVLEYCDGHDLDFYLKQHKTIPEKEARSIIMQVVSALKYLNEIKPPIIHYDLKPGNILLTEGNVCGEIKITDFGLSKVMDEENYNPDHGMDLTSQGAGTYWYLPPECFVVGKNPPKISSKVDVWSVGVIFYQCLYGKKPFGHNQSQATILEENTILKATEVQFANKPTVSNEAKSFIRGCLAYRKEDRMDVFALAKHEYLQPPVSKHNRSSNAQNAHAGGQNSSSTGTGAGGGGGGGGGGGGGSGGSGGAGGNQIGQQTSFSTGMFGNMNQSSSS, encoded by the exons AtgtcggccggtacgcagctGCAGATGGCACCACAAACAACAATAGTACAACAAGTTGGCCAAGTCGACCAAACTGCATCACACCATCACCATACGTCGCATcatctccagcagcagcagcagcagcagcagcaacagcagcaacaatcgcatcatcatcatccgcagCACTTTAACAGTggcaatcagcagcagcatcatcagcagcaccagcaagtGGCAACGGTGCTGAGctcgcaccagcagcaacagcagcagacgTCGGCTGCCGCCGCGGCAGCAATTGCCGTTGTCctgggcggtggcggcagcggtaacggcggcggcggcggtgcgggcggtggtggtggagcagcagcagcagcagcagcagcagcagcgggcagCAATAACGGCGGTACGGCgacgggcagcagcagtgccaaGAGCAGTAGCGGCTCCCTGGCGGACGCGGCCCAGCCGACGacaaccacgacgacgacgacggccggGGTGGCGGTAGCGACAGCCGGCGGCACGACGACGCCCGCCCTGCATCCTCCCATCCCCGTCGGTAGcggactgcagcagcagcatcacgcccatcacacacaccatcaccaccaccagcagcagcagcagcagcagcagcagcaacaccatcagaacaacaacaaggaTCAGGACTCGAACATGAGCACCGGCTCGTCCCACAGCGATAAGGAGCAGGACGCGATCATGATGAGTGCGGTGGCGGCCGGGCTGGCCATCGGGTCGACGCCCCCCTCGGAGAAGGTGTCGCGGGCGGCGTCCGAGCGCAAGCGCAAGCGGAAGGCGCCGGACGACAATGGCGGCCCGGGCGGAGGCGGCGTCGGGGCGGGAGCGGGAGGCGGAGGTCATTTTCGTGATAGTAGAGATAATATAAAGGGTCTGCGGCTGACGCTGCCGCCCCTCAGTGATAATAAGAAGATAAACGATTATTTTTCTAAACACCCGGGGCTGCCGGCCGCCGCGTCGTCCCCCCGCGTGTCCAGTAGCACTAATAGCCCGTTAGTCGGTGGCATCACCACCACGATCACCGCGGTCGGCAGCGGGGGCAGTGGTAGCAGTGCCGCctcagccgccgccgccgccgccgctggcAACACTGCCGGCGGCAGCAACAGTAGCGCGTTAGGAGCAATATCCAATAATTCGCCGCACGTGGATCCCGGGGGTGGCGGCGGGACGACCGGCAGCACCGCTGGCAGTGGTACCGGCCCTGCCCGCAAAAGCCCCAACCCGCAGTATCCCATGTACCCCCCTAGTCCACAGACgacgccgctgctgccggtgggCAGCaatggcaacaacaacaacaacaacaacaacggccaCAATGCCGGCGGCGCTGGTGCCGCGTCGGACCTGTTCACCACCGGCGGCAGCAGTCGAacgcagcggcagcagcagcagcaggcggcggcggcggcggcagcggcggctgcggcggccAATGCGGCCGTCTCGTCCGCGCCCTCCTCGCCGTCGGTGGGCAACAACCCGGCCAGTGGCAACAACGCTTCCGTACTAGTTCCTCCATCCGTCTCGACCGCCatgtcggcggcggcggcggcggccgcggcAGTCGAGGCGGCGAAACAGGCGGCCGCCACCTCCACCCCGTCGGCGACGACGGTCCTGTCGCCCATCATAACGCCGCTGGTCAGCACGGCGGTGGTCAGCACGACCGGCACGGCCGGCTCGGGCGtctcgctgcagcagcagcagcagcagtaccagtCGGGTATCGTGCTCGTGCCCAGCAACAACAGTACCACCTCGTCGCTCATGCACCAGAAGCCAACGGCAGCGTCGGCCGgtcagcagaagcagcaaacCGGCGGCGGACAGCAGCAACCGGCGTCCGCCGGCTCGACGCAGCAGCGAGATTCTCAGGCCCAAACGCAGCAGTCGGCCGGTGGGGCGACGAACAACCACCAGCTGGCGTGCAACGCCTCCACGCCGGGAACGGGGACGACGGCGCCGAGCAACTGCAATGCGGCGGGGGCCGCCACCGccgaccaccaccatcagcgcGTGACGCTCGTGTCGTGCAAcacgagcagcaacagcagcagcaatggcgGGGCCGCCGTCGCCGTCGCCGCGACCGGGTCGACCACGCCCAGCGGCGGCGACCTGACGAGCAGCGGGATCGGCAGCACCAACGTGCCGCTGACCACGACCACCGCGGCCACCTCGACGacgagcaacaacagcagcatcggGGCCGGCGCCCAGAACAGCAATTCCATACTCCAGCTACCGGGCGGTGCGGtagtcaccaccaccaagtcAATTGGGCagaagctgcagcagcatcaggcaaccaccacctcctcctcctcctccaccaacACGACCGGCGGGCAGCAGAGCgacagcagtagcaacaatGGCGGCAACTTTGGCAGCAGCAAGttcggccagcagcagcagcagcagcagccgggcgGCGCATCCGCCTCGACCGGCACGGCCCCGACCACGCCGACCACGCTGATGCTGACCAAGTTCGTGCAGACCGACCTGACGCAGGCGGACATTACCGAGCGGGACCACGACTTCGAGAGCAGCCGGACGCGGGTGGACGAGCTGTCCCGGCTGTCGGACGAGCAGAAGTGCCAGCTGAGCGTGCACCAGAAGGCGATCGAGCAGCACAAGAGCCAGATCAGCAAGTGCGTCGAGGTGGTGAAGAAGCTGCTCAAGCAGAAGAGCAACATCGAGAAGAAGGAGGCGCGCCAGAAGTGCATGCAGAACCGGTTGCGGCTCGGGCAGTTTGTGACGCAGCGGGTTGGCGCCACCTTCCAGGAGAACTGGACGGACGGGTACGCGTTTCAGGAGCTGGCCAA ACGCCAGGAGGAGATCACTGCCGAGCGGGAGGAGATCGACCGGCAGAAGAAGCTGCTGATGAAGAAGCGGCCCACGAACAGCGAGGGCGGCCGCAAGCGCAACAACTCGTCGGCGACGGGCGGTGGTGCGGGCGGGACGGGCGGGGCCGGCGATCGGGGCGGCACCGGGCCGGGCAGTGCGGGCGTCGGTACCGGCGCCGTCGTGGCGATGGGCAGCGGCGGCGTGGTAGGTGCCAGCGCGGGCAGCGTCGGCAGCGGGGGCGGCGGGTCGGCGCTGCACAACGGCAACGACAGCACGTTCCTGAAGCCGGACCCGgtcgtcagcagcagcagcacgttcaCGCTGCAGGAGTACTACGAGTGCGACGAGATACTGAAGCTGCGCCAGAGCGCGCTGAAGAAGGAGGACGCCGACCTGCAGCTCGAGATGGAGAAGCTCGAGCGGGAGCGGAATCTGCACATCCGCGAGCTGAAGCGGATACACAACGAGGATCAG TCACGCTTCAACAATCACCCGGTGCTGAACGATCGGtacctgctgctgatgctgctcgGCAAGGGCGGCTTCTCCGAGGTGCACAAAGCGTTCGACCTGAAGGAGCAGCGGTACGTCGCGTGCAAGGTGCACCAGCTCAACAAAGACTGGAAGGAGGACAAGAAGGCGAACTACATCAA GCATGCGCTCCGGGAGTACAACATCCACAAGGCGCTCGACCATCCGCGGGTGGTGAAGCTGTACGACGTGTTCGAGATCGATGCCAACTCGTTCTGCACCGTGCTGGAGTACTGCGATGGGCACGATCTGGACTTTTACCTGAAGCAGCACAAAACCATCCCGGAAAAGGAGGCACGGTCAATCATAATGCAG GTCGTGTCGGCGCTCAAGTATCTGAACGAGATCAAGCCGCCGATCATCCATTACGACCTGAAGCCGGGCAACATCCTGCTCACCGAGGGCAACGTGTGCGGTGAGATCAAAATTACCGACTTCGGTCTGTCGAAGGTGATGGACGAAGAGAACTATAACCCGGACCATGGTATGGACCTTACGTCACAAGGTGCTGGAACTTATTG GTATCTGCCGCCGGAGTGCTTCGTGGTCGGCAAGAATCCGCCGAAAATCTCGTCCAAGGTGGACGTGTGGAGCGTGGGCGTCATCTTTTACCAGTGTCTGTACGGCAAGAAGCCGTTCGGGCACAACCAGTCACAGGCGACGATCCTGGAGGAGAACACGATCCTCAAGGCGACCGAGGTGCAGTTCGCCAACAAGCCAACCGTGTCGAACGAGGCAAAG AGCTTTATACGGGGGTGTCTCGCGTACCGGAAGGAGGACCGGATGGACGTGTTCGCGCTGGCCAAGCACGAGTATCTGCAGCCGCCCGTGTCGAAGCACAACCGGTCCTCCAATGCGCAGAATGCGCACGCCGGCggccaaaacagcagcagcaccggtaccggtgccggtgggggtggcggcggcggcggcggcggtggcggtggatcGGGCGGATCGGGCGGGGCCGGCGGCAATCAGATCGGCCAGCAGACGTCCTTTTCCACCGGCATGTTCGGCAACATGAACCAGTCCAGCTCGTCTTAG
- the LOC1272234 gene encoding serine/threonine-protein kinase tousled-like 1 isoform X2, which yields MTDPIRFSLGGAAAIMDHFHTALDPRKQELLEARFLGARMSAGTQLQMAPQTTIVQQVGQVDQTASHHHHTSHHLQQQQQQQQQQQQQSHHHHPQHFNSGNQQQHHQQHQQVATVLSSHQQQQQQTSAAAAAAIAVVLGGGGSGNGGGGGAGGGGGAAAAAAAAAAGSNNGGTATGSSSAKSSSGSLADAAQPTTTTTTTTAGVAVATAGGTTTPALHPPIPVGSGLQQQHHAHHTHHHHHQQQQQQQQQQHHQNNNKDQDSNMSTGSSHSDKEQDAIMMSAVAAGLAIGSTPPSEKVSRAASERKRKRKAPDDNGGPGGGGVGAGAGGGGHFRDSRDNIKGLRLTLPPLSDNKKINDYFSKHPGLPAAASSPRVSSSTNSPLVGGITTTITAVGSGGSGSSAASAAAAAAAGNTAGGSNSSALGAISNNSPHVDPGGGGGTTGSTAGSGTGPARKSPNPQYPMYPPSPQTTPLLPVGSNGNNNNNNNNGHNAGGAGAASDLFTTGGSSRTQRQQQQQAAAAAAAAAAAANAAVSSAPSSPSVGNNPASGNNASVLVPPSVSTAMSAAAAAAAAVEAAKQAAATSTPSATTVLSPIITPLVSTAVVSTTGTAGSGVSLQQQQQQYQSGIVLVPSNNSTTSSLMHQKPTAASAGQQKQQTGGGQQQPASAGSTQQRDSQAQTQQSAGGATNNHQLACNASTPGTGTTAPSNCNAAGAATADHHHQRVTLVSCNTSSNSSSNGGAAVAVAATGSTTPSGGDLTSSGIGSTNVPLTTTTAATSTTSNNSSIGAGAQNSNSILQLPGGAVVTTTKSIGQKLQQHQATTTSSSSSTNTTGGQQSDSSSNNGGNFGSSKFGQQQQQQQPGGASASTGTAPTTPTTLMLTKFVQTDLTQADITERDHDFESSRTRVDELSRLSDEQKCQLSVHQKAIEQHKSQISKCVEVVKKLLKQKSNIEKKEARQKCMQNRLRLGQFVTQRVGATFQENWTDGYAFQELAKRQEEITAEREEIDRQKKLLMKKRPTNSEGGRKRNNSSATGGGAGGTGGAGDRGGTGPGSAGVGTGAVVAMGSGGVVGASAGSVGSGGGGSALHNGNDSTFLKPDPVVSSSSTFTLQEYYECDEILKLRQSALKKEDADLQLEMEKLERERNLHIRELKRIHNEDQSRFNNHPVLNDRYLLLMLLGKGGFSEVHKAFDLKEQRYVACKVHQLNKDWKEDKKANYIKHALREYNIHKALDHPRVVKLYDVFEIDANSFCTVLEYCDGHDLDFYLKQHKTIPEKEARSIIMQVVSALKYLNEIKPPIIHYDLKPGNILLTEGNVCGEIKITDFGLSKVMDEENYNPDHGMDLTSQGAGTYWYLPPECFVVGKNPPKISSKVDVWSVGVIFYQCLYGKKPFGHNQSQATILEENTILKATEVQFANKPTVSNEAKLYTGVSRVPEGGPDGRVRAGQARVSAAARVEAQPVLQCAECARRRPKQQQHRYRCRWGWRRRRRRWRWIGRIGRGRRQSDRPADVLFHRHVRQHEPVQLVLAIFPPQ from the exons AtgtcggccggtacgcagctGCAGATGGCACCACAAACAACAATAGTACAACAAGTTGGCCAAGTCGACCAAACTGCATCACACCATCACCATACGTCGCATcatctccagcagcagcagcagcagcagcagcaacagcagcaacaatcgcatcatcatcatccgcagCACTTTAACAGTggcaatcagcagcagcatcatcagcagcaccagcaagtGGCAACGGTGCTGAGctcgcaccagcagcaacagcagcagacgTCGGCTGCCGCCGCGGCAGCAATTGCCGTTGTCctgggcggtggcggcagcggtaacggcggcggcggcggtgcgggcggtggtggtggagcagcagcagcagcagcagcagcagcagcgggcagCAATAACGGCGGTACGGCgacgggcagcagcagtgccaaGAGCAGTAGCGGCTCCCTGGCGGACGCGGCCCAGCCGACGacaaccacgacgacgacgacggccggGGTGGCGGTAGCGACAGCCGGCGGCACGACGACGCCCGCCCTGCATCCTCCCATCCCCGTCGGTAGcggactgcagcagcagcatcacgcccatcacacacaccatcaccaccaccagcagcagcagcagcagcagcagcagcaacaccatcagaacaacaacaaggaTCAGGACTCGAACATGAGCACCGGCTCGTCCCACAGCGATAAGGAGCAGGACGCGATCATGATGAGTGCGGTGGCGGCCGGGCTGGCCATCGGGTCGACGCCCCCCTCGGAGAAGGTGTCGCGGGCGGCGTCCGAGCGCAAGCGCAAGCGGAAGGCGCCGGACGACAATGGCGGCCCGGGCGGAGGCGGCGTCGGGGCGGGAGCGGGAGGCGGAGGTCATTTTCGTGATAGTAGAGATAATATAAAGGGTCTGCGGCTGACGCTGCCGCCCCTCAGTGATAATAAGAAGATAAACGATTATTTTTCTAAACACCCGGGGCTGCCGGCCGCCGCGTCGTCCCCCCGCGTGTCCAGTAGCACTAATAGCCCGTTAGTCGGTGGCATCACCACCACGATCACCGCGGTCGGCAGCGGGGGCAGTGGTAGCAGTGCCGCctcagccgccgccgccgccgccgctggcAACACTGCCGGCGGCAGCAACAGTAGCGCGTTAGGAGCAATATCCAATAATTCGCCGCACGTGGATCCCGGGGGTGGCGGCGGGACGACCGGCAGCACCGCTGGCAGTGGTACCGGCCCTGCCCGCAAAAGCCCCAACCCGCAGTATCCCATGTACCCCCCTAGTCCACAGACgacgccgctgctgccggtgggCAGCaatggcaacaacaacaacaacaacaacaacggccaCAATGCCGGCGGCGCTGGTGCCGCGTCGGACCTGTTCACCACCGGCGGCAGCAGTCGAacgcagcggcagcagcagcagcaggcggcggcggcggcggcagcggcggctgcggcggccAATGCGGCCGTCTCGTCCGCGCCCTCCTCGCCGTCGGTGGGCAACAACCCGGCCAGTGGCAACAACGCTTCCGTACTAGTTCCTCCATCCGTCTCGACCGCCatgtcggcggcggcggcggcggccgcggcAGTCGAGGCGGCGAAACAGGCGGCCGCCACCTCCACCCCGTCGGCGACGACGGTCCTGTCGCCCATCATAACGCCGCTGGTCAGCACGGCGGTGGTCAGCACGACCGGCACGGCCGGCTCGGGCGtctcgctgcagcagcagcagcagcagtaccagtCGGGTATCGTGCTCGTGCCCAGCAACAACAGTACCACCTCGTCGCTCATGCACCAGAAGCCAACGGCAGCGTCGGCCGgtcagcagaagcagcaaacCGGCGGCGGACAGCAGCAACCGGCGTCCGCCGGCTCGACGCAGCAGCGAGATTCTCAGGCCCAAACGCAGCAGTCGGCCGGTGGGGCGACGAACAACCACCAGCTGGCGTGCAACGCCTCCACGCCGGGAACGGGGACGACGGCGCCGAGCAACTGCAATGCGGCGGGGGCCGCCACCGccgaccaccaccatcagcgcGTGACGCTCGTGTCGTGCAAcacgagcagcaacagcagcagcaatggcgGGGCCGCCGTCGCCGTCGCCGCGACCGGGTCGACCACGCCCAGCGGCGGCGACCTGACGAGCAGCGGGATCGGCAGCACCAACGTGCCGCTGACCACGACCACCGCGGCCACCTCGACGacgagcaacaacagcagcatcggGGCCGGCGCCCAGAACAGCAATTCCATACTCCAGCTACCGGGCGGTGCGGtagtcaccaccaccaagtcAATTGGGCagaagctgcagcagcatcaggcaaccaccacctcctcctcctcctccaccaacACGACCGGCGGGCAGCAGAGCgacagcagtagcaacaatGGCGGCAACTTTGGCAGCAGCAAGttcggccagcagcagcagcagcagcagccgggcgGCGCATCCGCCTCGACCGGCACGGCCCCGACCACGCCGACCACGCTGATGCTGACCAAGTTCGTGCAGACCGACCTGACGCAGGCGGACATTACCGAGCGGGACCACGACTTCGAGAGCAGCCGGACGCGGGTGGACGAGCTGTCCCGGCTGTCGGACGAGCAGAAGTGCCAGCTGAGCGTGCACCAGAAGGCGATCGAGCAGCACAAGAGCCAGATCAGCAAGTGCGTCGAGGTGGTGAAGAAGCTGCTCAAGCAGAAGAGCAACATCGAGAAGAAGGAGGCGCGCCAGAAGTGCATGCAGAACCGGTTGCGGCTCGGGCAGTTTGTGACGCAGCGGGTTGGCGCCACCTTCCAGGAGAACTGGACGGACGGGTACGCGTTTCAGGAGCTGGCCAA ACGCCAGGAGGAGATCACTGCCGAGCGGGAGGAGATCGACCGGCAGAAGAAGCTGCTGATGAAGAAGCGGCCCACGAACAGCGAGGGCGGCCGCAAGCGCAACAACTCGTCGGCGACGGGCGGTGGTGCGGGCGGGACGGGCGGGGCCGGCGATCGGGGCGGCACCGGGCCGGGCAGTGCGGGCGTCGGTACCGGCGCCGTCGTGGCGATGGGCAGCGGCGGCGTGGTAGGTGCCAGCGCGGGCAGCGTCGGCAGCGGGGGCGGCGGGTCGGCGCTGCACAACGGCAACGACAGCACGTTCCTGAAGCCGGACCCGgtcgtcagcagcagcagcacgttcaCGCTGCAGGAGTACTACGAGTGCGACGAGATACTGAAGCTGCGCCAGAGCGCGCTGAAGAAGGAGGACGCCGACCTGCAGCTCGAGATGGAGAAGCTCGAGCGGGAGCGGAATCTGCACATCCGCGAGCTGAAGCGGATACACAACGAGGATCAG TCACGCTTCAACAATCACCCGGTGCTGAACGATCGGtacctgctgctgatgctgctcgGCAAGGGCGGCTTCTCCGAGGTGCACAAAGCGTTCGACCTGAAGGAGCAGCGGTACGTCGCGTGCAAGGTGCACCAGCTCAACAAAGACTGGAAGGAGGACAAGAAGGCGAACTACATCAA GCATGCGCTCCGGGAGTACAACATCCACAAGGCGCTCGACCATCCGCGGGTGGTGAAGCTGTACGACGTGTTCGAGATCGATGCCAACTCGTTCTGCACCGTGCTGGAGTACTGCGATGGGCACGATCTGGACTTTTACCTGAAGCAGCACAAAACCATCCCGGAAAAGGAGGCACGGTCAATCATAATGCAG GTCGTGTCGGCGCTCAAGTATCTGAACGAGATCAAGCCGCCGATCATCCATTACGACCTGAAGCCGGGCAACATCCTGCTCACCGAGGGCAACGTGTGCGGTGAGATCAAAATTACCGACTTCGGTCTGTCGAAGGTGATGGACGAAGAGAACTATAACCCGGACCATGGTATGGACCTTACGTCACAAGGTGCTGGAACTTATTG GTATCTGCCGCCGGAGTGCTTCGTGGTCGGCAAGAATCCGCCGAAAATCTCGTCCAAGGTGGACGTGTGGAGCGTGGGCGTCATCTTTTACCAGTGTCTGTACGGCAAGAAGCCGTTCGGGCACAACCAGTCACAGGCGACGATCCTGGAGGAGAACACGATCCTCAAGGCGACCGAGGTGCAGTTCGCCAACAAGCCAACCGTGTCGAACGAGGCAAAG CTTTATACGGGGGTGTCTCGCGTACCGGAAGGAGGACCGGATGGACGTGTTCGCGCTGGCCAAGCACGAGTATCTGCAGCCGCCCGTGTCGAAGCACAACCGGTCCTCCAATGCGCAGAATGCGCACGCCGGCggccaaaacagcagcagcaccggtaccggtgccggtgggggtggcggcggcggcggcggcggtggcggtggatcGGGCGGATCGGGCGGGGCCGGCGGCAATCAGATCGGCCAGCAGACGTCCTTTTCCACCGGCATGTTCGGCAACATGAACCAGTCCAGCTCGTCTTAGCTATTTTTCCACCACAGTAG